Proteins from one Mus pahari chromosome 10, PAHARI_EIJ_v1.1, whole genome shotgun sequence genomic window:
- the LOC110328183 gene encoding olfactory receptor 18-like encodes MESYNLTGTLEFLLLGLSEDPELQLILFALFLLIYLLTVLGNVLIILAISSDSHLHSPMYFFLYNLSLSDMGFSSTTIPKVLINFHAHNRSITYAECLTQVSFFFLFGGMDSLLLAVMAYDRWVAICHPLHYQVILSPRLCRYLVTVSLFISLVSSQVHCLLVSQLTFCINVEIPHFFCDVPELVKLACSDTTISDIVMFLLSIIVGFLPASGIFYSYYKITSSIFRVPSLLGKYKAFSTCGSHLSVVCLFYGTGIGVYLSSTVSSSSRESMVASVMYTMVVPMMNPFIYSLRNRDIKKALQKIVHQIT; translated from the coding sequence ATGGAATCATATAATTTAACAGGAACCTTGGAATTCCTTCTCCTTGGACTCTCAGAGGACCCTGAACTACAGCTCATCTTATTTGCACTATTCCTACTCATATACCTACTCACTGTGCTTGGAAATGTTCTCATCATCTTGGCCATCAGCTCTGATTCCCACCTCCACAGCccaatgtacttcttcctctACAATCTTTCATTGTCTGACATGGGCTTCAGCAGCACCACCATTCCCAAAGTACTGATAAACTTTCATGCCCATAACAGATCCATAACATATGCTGAATGCCTAACTCAggtatctttcttctttctttttgggggtATGGACAGCCTATTGCTGGCTGTGATGGCCTATGACAGATGGGTAGCTATTTGTCACCCTCTACACTACCAAGTCATTCTAAGCCCTCGCCTCTGTAGATATTTGGTCACAGTTTCACTTTTCATTAGTCTTGTGAGTTCACAGGTACACTGCTTGTTGGTGTCACAACTAACATTTTGCATTAATGTAGAAATCCCTCATTTCTTTTGTGATGTTCCAGAACTTGTAAAACTTGCTTGTTCTGACACTACTATCAGTGACATAGTCATGTTTCTTTTAAGTATCATTGTTGGTTTCCTCCCTGCCTCAGGAATATTTTATTCCTACTATAAAATTACTTCTTCTATTTTTAGAGTTCCATCACTGTTAGGGAAATATAAAGCCTTCTCTACCTGTGGATCTCACCTGTCAGTTGTTTGCCTATTTTATGGAACAGGTATAGGAGTGTACCTTAGTTCAACAGTTTCTAGTTCTTCCAGGGAAAGTATGGTGGCTTCGGTAATGTATACCATGGTGGTTCCCATGATGAACCCCttcatctacagcctgaggaataGAGACATCAAGAAAGCCCTCCAGAAAATTGTCCATCAGATAACATAA